One Vanrija pseudolonga chromosome 5, complete sequence genomic window, CGAtgctgcgtcgtcggtgctTCTCCGTTTCGACGATCTCGACAAGGAGCAGCTCACGTTTGCGTCCGACACGCTCCTGCACTTTTCGCTTTACGCCGCCACCTTCCTTTGGAGTTTGTGCCGTTCGCCTGAGCTGTATGATTTCGAGGCTGCAGAAATCGACTACACACGGGACCTCATTCTCAACGTCGCCAGCACCCTCGACAGCGCGTCGGCATACCCAAACTCGAGCGCCGCTCTCCACGCAAAATACTTGCGCCGCTTGGTCCGCTCGCACCGTCGTGGTCACGACGGCCAgtactcggcgagcgacgtTTCTTCGCTCCCCGGCAGCGAAAGAATGAACGGCACTGGCCCGGCTCCCCACGGCGTCCCGTACCCGCGCGACCCGCAGTGGAGCCAGCGCACgggcgcggcctcgagcgccggccAGCACGGAGGCGAGCTCGACTTTTTGAAAGACTGGCCTTGGGTGGGCGTCGAGTTACCGTGGAATGGGGTGGACGAGAGCCTATTTGCGCCACTGCCCGGTGCTGACGCTGCTGGGGCGCTGGGTGCGACTGGAtcgcagccggcgccgccgtaTGCGAACGGCGGGGTGGCAGTCGGATCTGCCGGGGCCGGTATCCACGCTGGGCACGCCTAAGGTGGTATATCTTTAATTTTTTTGACATGGTTGTACACGCTTCGGCGCTTTTGGTCCAGTTTTTGGTTTTACaggtggcctcggcgcctaTCACGTTAGATGTTGTCAGTTGTAGAGGGGCGAGGGATGCCACTCTTGTCTATGCGGGAATGTGGAAGGAggggagcggagcgagcgcggTGTGTAGGCGGGGGCGAGCCCAAGAAGGGGtgctgggtgctgggtgctgggtgCCGGGTTCTTCTCTATGCAGCACCGACCTGTCCTGTCGGCTGACGGGTGGCGCGCCAAACCTTGCCAAGAATCTCATGTGCTGCGCACTGCGCTGCGCATTCACCCGAGCGTGTTGGCTCGCTTGGACGGACAAGGCAAGGGCTACGCGACTTACTTGGCTGCCGCGAGCCTTGGCATGCCGCGGCAGCAAAGCGGTTTGCGTGGTCAAGCATACAGCGTACACCGTTCTAATCAACACGGCATCCATCGATTTCATTTCATATTTGATTCTGATTCTGTGGCACACAACAACAAGACTACGTCGTGGCATTCCGTGTTCGCGCATTCATTGGGcagcgggcgtgggcgtggcgcTCGCGACGCCAACACCAACGCCATTGGCTCTCCcctctcgtcgccgtccgtcCAGGCgtccgccaccgcccgcccgcccgccgcatCAAAAGTAGCTGCTGTACGCATTCAGCGCGGGCTGCCCGCCAAGATGCACATAGAGGACGTTGGCGCCCGGCGCGATGGCGCCTTCCTCCACGAGGCGGATGAGGCCCGCCATCGACTTGCCCTCGTACACGGGGTCGGTGATCATTGCGTCTGTGCGCGCGGCAGCTGGGGCGTGGGTGAGCTGTATGCCTCCCGCTTTCCTCCCCAGCTCGACTCACTCTCGATCGCCGCGATCGTCTGCGCATCGGGCACGCCATACACGCCCGCGTGGaagcgctcgtcgagcacgaccgcctcgtcggggaTGTGCAGCGCcgggtcgagcagctgcgccgtAGCCCGCGCGATACGGGTAACTTGCTCGCGTGTAGCGTCGGGCTTGGCACTCGCGTCGATGCCGATCACCTTGCgccccttgccctcggccacggcgccgacgacgagcccggcATGGCTCGAGCCCGTCACGCTGCACACTATGAGCGTGTCGAAGAAGATGCCCAGCGCGGCCTCttgcgccgcgagctcgacgacaaagTTCGTGAAacccagcccgccgagcgGGTGGTCTGACGCCCCGGCGGGGATGTAGCTGGGCGAGGCGTTAGGGGagacgaagaggaggaggaagacgaatGAAACACGCACTATGGCTTCCCGCCCTTCGCCTTGACCTCGTTGAACGCCGCCTCCGTGGCCGCCTTGTGCCCGATATCGAACCCCTCGGCATTAAGCCGCACGTCCCCGCCCATGATGCGCGAGAGGAGGATGTTGCCCGTCTTGTCGTACAGCGGCGGGTCGATGGGCACCCACTGGGTGGACGGGGGTGAGCGGGGCAGGGGTTGGCGCACGTACCTTCTCCTGTACCGTCACGGCCTTCAtcccgctcgccgtcgcgacggccgtcACGGCGCGCGTGTGGTTGCTCTGCACGCCGCCAACGGAcacgagcgtgtcggcgccttgggccttggcgtcggctACGAGGTACTCGAGCTGGCGTGGGGGTGAGAGCGGCACAAGTGCATCACCGCGGCCAGCTCACCTTCCGCACCTTGTTGCCCCCGTACGCCAGCCCGCTGTTACAGTCGTCCCGCTTGGCATAGATGTTGACCTTGCCCCCGAGGTGTTGCTGCAGGTTGGGCAGGTGCTGGATTGGCGACGGGCCAAACTGCGGTGTGGGTGAGCGGGGCCAGGAGGTCAGCGGCAGCAGGTATGGCTTACGAGGAACTGCTCGCGCGGGATGGACGCAAGCTTGGTCTTGTACGTGGATGACATGATAGCAGGTGTGATGATACCAGCAGTCAGccctcgcccgactcgcttATATCTCTCTCTCCCCAGCACCCCAAGGACCCACTCTTACCCCAGCCATCACATCATGCTCCGAATCAATCACCCACCACGGCGACAGCAACCCACTCGGCAACATCTCGGCGTCCTGGCAGGTGCCAAGtagccgacctcggccctTCGTTCAGGGAGGACGAGCAGTCCGCCCGACAAcgcagcggcgcagcagcccaGGCACTCTGCCTCGCCCCTGGGTCGTATtgaggagcagcgccgccgcggcacgctCGCACGTAggctgcgccgctgcccgtgcGGTGGGCCAacgaccgacgccggcccgccgctcgctcggccccCTCAGTGCCTgggccgagcggcgccgaacgctcggcttcggcgcgcgcacggaccggccgagggcggccaAGCGGCCAAGCGGCCAGCTGGAGCTCGTATCGCGATAGTAGCTGCAGAGCGTGTTGTGCCCCGTGACCTCACCGGCGCGTGCGTAGGTAGACGACCCGCCCGGTCTTGGCTCAGTCGCCGTGGCGCCTCCCTTCTATGGAccccaggtcgccgagcaccgCCAAGATGCCGAGAGCTCTTGTCCCGCTGCCTCGGCGTGGGATGCGCACGCTGCATACAAGTACGCGTGGACCGTGCCAGTCTCAGTGGGTCGAGCCGTCCGGCGgttcgaggacgagaacGACACGGGACGCTGGCGCTGTCGGCCCACTGCAACGGGCGAGCCCTCGGCGTATTAACACCCATGAGGCTCCTATCGCCTCGTCTGGGATTCCTACTGCGTGATAGAGACAACTCGTACCACTTTGGCTTGCGAGTTGCCCGCTGCGCAGCAGGTTACGACTCACAAGGGTCTGTCAGATAGCTCGCCCCTTTGTGAGCGGACCCACCTCCGCATGAGTTTTGCAGTTTTGACGATGGGCGGAATCATACTCGCGTGGGGTTCACGTGAGATTATGTAAACCTCCCCGGCTCCTTGCCCGTGCCCCGCCCCACCTCCCGCAGTCATGGACGCGCGCTACGACCACTCGTCGCAGTGGTTGCCGCCATGACTGATTggtgctgtcgccgccgccgccgccgagcaaCCTCGACTTGTTGACAACTCCACTCAACTTGCCCTGTTTACACTTTTATTCACGCCGGCTCATGGCCTAGTCTCACCATGGCCGACTATACGGCAGCTGCCTCCGCATGGAACCTCGACGAAGAGGGCGGTGAGTACGACCAGCTCGTCTTCCCCGAGTAACAAAGCAAGCTCGCCGCTCACGCACCACCGCCCAGACCTGTGCCGCGTCTGCCGCACCGAAGCAGAGGACACAAAGCCACTCATCTACCC contains:
- the CNB00190 gene encoding putative 1-aminocyclopropane-1-carboxylate deaminase, whose translation is MSSTYKTKLASIPREQFLFGPSPIQHLPNLQQHLGGKVNIYAKRDDCNSGLAYGGNKVRKLEYLVADAKAQGADTLVSVGGVQSNHTRAVTAVATASGMKAVTVQEKWVPIDPPLYDKTGNILLSRIMGGDVRLNAEGFDIGHKAATEAAFNEVKAKGGKPYYIPAGASDHPLGGLGFTNFVVELAAQEAALGIFFDTLIVCSVTGSSHAGLVVGAVAEGKGRKVIGIDASAKPDATREQVTRIARATAQLLDPALHIPDEAVVLDERFHAGVYGVPDAQTIAAIETAARTDAMITDPVYEGKSMAGLIRLVEEGAIAPGANVLYVHLGGQPALNAYSSYF